In Microcella indica, the genomic window GAGGCCGAGGCGATCGACCGCATGCCGTCGAGCGCCGTCAAGGATGCTCTGCAATCGATCCCCGAAGATTTCCGCCTCGCGGTGTACCTCGCCGACGTGGAGGGGTTCGCGTACCAGGAGATCGCCGACATCATGAAAACGCCCGTCGGAACCGTCATGAGCCGCCTCCACCGCGGCCGACGGCTGCTGCGGGAGCTGCTGGCCGACTATGCCCGCGAGCGCGGCATGACCGCGTCGACGATTCCGGCGAGCACCGCGAGAAAGGGCACGACATGACGGACTGCGGTTGCGACAAGGCCAAGGCAGAGCTCGAGGAGTTTCTGCACAACGAGTTGAGTGCCGCCGAGTGCGCCGACATTCGCGAGCACCTCGCGAACTGCGACGACTGCTCGGCCGAGCACCTCGTGGGGCTCACCCTCAGCAGCAAGGTCAAGGAGGCGTGTCAGGAGACCGCCCCCGACGACCTCAAGGCGATGATTATGGGCTCGATCGAACGCCTCGACGCCTGAGTAACGCCGGGTCCCGGAGGCCGTGCATGAGCGATTGCCGGTTGTGGCTTTATGTGCCGGTTCTTCAGCGTTGTAGTCGCGAGCGTGTTGCACTCTGACAGATCCGCACGCGTCCGAGGGCGCGGCGGATCAGGAGCGAGAAGCCTTTGGCCGACTCTCCCGCAGCTGGTGTGAGGAATTCCACTGAGTCGACCGAGTACGTGTGCTGAGACACCGTTGTCACCCCAAAAACCGCAGAGGCGGAGACTACGACCACGATGAGCCGCGCGTTCTTCTCTGATATGACTGACTCGAGCCGGTGCGGACGCAAGGGTGGAACGTTTCGAGTGAGGTGTCGCTTCCACTGCACCTCACCCAAGAAAAGTTGAGGCGCCGCTGCCCAGCGAGTGGCGTCTTTCGAGCGCTTGACATCCAACCATGTGTCGCGCGAGAGCGGAACCGGGACGCTCGTCTGGCGACCCTCGGGGCCCATAAGGAGATGCGCGCTCACCCGCATCTCCGTTAGCCTCAGATACCTGTTGCGGGGGCGAACGTGGATGCCGTATCGCATGCTGCCGCTAGAATTCTCGGAAGCGAAGACGTGGTCGGCGAACTCAATGTTCGGTCGAGCGATGATGTAGACGACGAGAATGCCCAGCAGTGTCGCGACAACGCCGATTCCCAGATCAGCGAGCTTGTCCGCGGCAACTATGACGCTCGCGGGGAGACCCCAGTCAGTCGCGGGCAATGATCAGTCGATCAACTCAGCGCCGCGTCCATGATGTCGGCGTGCTCCTGCGCGCTGCGCTTGCTCGAGCCCGTCGCGGGTGACGCGGAAGCGTGCCGCGAGACGACGCGCACCGACTTCATGCCGCGCTTGGCGAGCTCGATCGTGAAGAACGGCCAGGCGCCCTGGTTCTCGGGCTCGTCCTGCACCCACACGAGCTCGGCGTTCGAGTAGCGCTCGATGACCGCGCGCAGGGCATCTTCGGGCAGCGGGTAGAACTGCTCGAGCCGCACGAGGGCGACGCCCTTCGTGCCGCGCTTCTCGATCTCGCCCTTGAGGTCGTAGTGGATCTTGCCCGCGTGCAGCAGCACGCGCCGCACCGAGCCGGGGTCGCTGATCGTCGCATCGTCGATCACGGGCTCGAAGCGACCGGAGGTGAAGTCGGAGACCTCGCTCGTCGCGCCACGCAGGCGCAGCATCGCCTTCGGCGTGAACACGATGAGCGGGCGGCGCGGGCGCGCGTAGGCCTGGCGGCGCAGCAGGTGGAAGTACGAGGCCGGCGTGGACGGCCGGGCGATGACCATGTTGTTCTCGGCGGCGAGCTGCAGGAACCGCTCGATGCGTGCCGAGGAGTGGTCGGGCCCCTGGCCCTCGTAGCCGTGCGGCAGGAGGAGCACGACGCTCGAGCGCTGTGCCCACTTCTGCTCGGCGGAGGAGATGAACTCGTCGATGATGGTCTGCGCACCGTTGGCGAAGTCGCCGAACTGCGCCTCCCACAGCACGAGCGCGTCGGGGCGCTCGACGGAGTAGCCGTACTCGAAGCCCATCGCGGCGTATTCGCTCAGGAGCGAGTCGTAGATCCAGAACTTCGCCTGGTTCTCGCTGAGGTTGGCGAGCGGCAGCCACTCCTGCCCGTTGGCCCGGTCGTGCAGGACGGCGTGGCGCTGCACGAAAGTGCCGCGTCGGGCGTCCTGGCCCGAGAGCCGCACGGGCGTGCCCTCCATGAGCACCGACCCGAGGGCGAGCAGCTCGCCGAAGCCCCAGTCGATGCCGCCGTTGCGGCTCATGTCGACGCGCTTCTTGAGCATGGCCTGCAGCTTGGAGTGCACGGTGAAGCCCGCGGGCGGGTTGTCGTGCGCGTCGCCGATGTGGGCGATGACCGCGGCATCGACCCCGGTGGACTCGGGCTCGCCGGCGGGCGAGCCCGCATCCTCACGCCCCGCGGTGCCGCCCACGACGGGAATGGTGCCCGTCTGCGCGGCGTGCGTCTCGGCGAAGGCGACCTCGAGGCGCTCCTGGAAGTCTTTGTGCGCGTTCTCGAACTCTTCCTCGGTGATGTCGCCGCGACCGACGAGGGCCTCCGTGTAGAGGGTGCGCACGCTGCGCTTGGCCTCGATGAGGTTGTACATGAGCGGCTGCGTCATCGACGGGTCGTCGCCCTCGTTGTGGCCGCGACGGCGGTAGCACACGAGGTCGATGACGATGTCGCGCTTGAACTCCTGCCGGTAGGCGAAGGCGAGAGCCGCGACACGCACGACGGCCTCCGGGTCGTCGCCGTTGACGTGCAGGATCGGGGCCTGGATGGTCTTCGCGACGTCGGTCGAGTAGATCGAGGAGCGGCCTTCGCCGGGGGGCGTCGTGAAGCCCACCTGGTTGTTGACGACGACGTGGATCGTGCCGCCCGTGCGGTAGCCGCGCAGCTGGCTGAGCTGCAGGGTCTCGAGCACGACGCCCTGGCCGGCCATGGCCGCGTCGCCGTGGATGAGCACGGGGAGGGTGCTGAAGGCGCCGTCGCCCTTGCGGTCCTGCTTGGCCCGCACGATGCCCTCGAGCACGCCGTCGACGGCTTCGAGGTGGGAGGGGTTCGCGGCGAGGGAGACCTCGATCTGCTGGCCGCTCGCCGAGGTGAAGACGCCCTCGGTGCCGAGGTGGTACTTGACGTCGCCGGAGCCCTGCACCGACTTCGGGTCCTGCGTGCCCTCGAACTCGCGGAAGATCTGACCGTAGGTCTTGCCCGCGATGTTGGCGAGAACGTTGAGACGGCCGCGGTGGGCCATGCCGATCGCGACCTCGTCGAGGCCCTGCTCGGCTGCCCCCTGGAGGATTTCGTCGAGGAGCGGGATGACGCTCTCGCCACCCTCGAGGCTGAACCGCTTCTGGCCGACGAACTTCGTCTGCAGGAACGTCTCGAAGGCCTCGGCCTGGTTGAGCTTGCCGAGGATGCGCATCTGCTCGTCGTGCGTCGGCTTCTCGTAGGGCTTCTCGAGGTGAGACTGGAACCAGCGGCGCTGCTGCGGCTCCTGGATGTGCATGTACTCGACGCCCACGGTGCGGCAGTAGGTGTCGCGCAGCACGCCGAGAATCTCGCGAAGGAGCGCGTTGCGGCGGCCGCCGAAGCCGCCCGCGACGAATTCGCGGTCGAGATCCCAGAAGGTGAGCCCGTGGCTCGCGATGTCGAGGTCGGGGTGCGAGCGCTGGCGGTACTCGAGCGGGTCGACGTCGGCCATCATGTGGCCGCGCACGCGGTACGAGTTGATGAGCTCCTGCACGCGAGCCGTCTTGTTGACGTCGTCGGCGAGGTCGACATGGATGTCCTGGGCCCAGTGGATCGGGTCGTAGGGGATTCTCAGGTCGGCGAAGATGCCCTCGTAGAAGTGGCGGTCGCCGATGAGCAGCTCGT contains:
- a CDS encoding multifunctional oxoglutarate decarboxylase/oxoglutarate dehydrogenase thiamine pyrophosphate-binding subunit/dihydrolipoyllysine-residue succinyltransferase subunit, which translates into the protein MSSQVTGSSSDGTASGEFGANEWLVDELYEQYKDDKNAVDPSWWPILERYHQSATSDSPPTPTTTVTIPDVPVPASTPTAAPASVPAASVPVTGSQPVARTTSIAPQPQPIPAQAPSTASVPVASDDQEAPTEDTVTPLKGMAKALATNMDASLTVPTATSVRTIPAKLLIDNRIVINNHLKRARGGKVSFTHLIAWAMIQALKEFPSQNVYYDEVDGKPVVVTPGHLNLGIAIDLPKPDGTRALMVPGIKKCESLSFHEFLTAYEDVVKRARDNKLAADDFQGNTISLTNPGGIGTVHSVPRLMRGQGAIIGAGALEYPAEFQGMSAATLAELGVGKTITLTSTYDHRVIQGAGSGEFLKKVHELLIGDRHFYEGIFADLRIPYDPIHWAQDIHVDLADDVNKTARVQELINSYRVRGHMMADVDPLEYRQRSHPDLDIASHGLTFWDLDREFVAGGFGGRRNALLREILGVLRDTYCRTVGVEYMHIQEPQQRRWFQSHLEKPYEKPTHDEQMRILGKLNQAEAFETFLQTKFVGQKRFSLEGGESVIPLLDEILQGAAEQGLDEVAIGMAHRGRLNVLANIAGKTYGQIFREFEGTQDPKSVQGSGDVKYHLGTEGVFTSASGQQIEVSLAANPSHLEAVDGVLEGIVRAKQDRKGDGAFSTLPVLIHGDAAMAGQGVVLETLQLSQLRGYRTGGTIHVVVNNQVGFTTPPGEGRSSIYSTDVAKTIQAPILHVNGDDPEAVVRVAALAFAYRQEFKRDIVIDLVCYRRRGHNEGDDPSMTQPLMYNLIEAKRSVRTLYTEALVGRGDITEEEFENAHKDFQERLEVAFAETHAAQTGTIPVVGGTAGREDAGSPAGEPESTGVDAAVIAHIGDAHDNPPAGFTVHSKLQAMLKKRVDMSRNGGIDWGFGELLALGSVLMEGTPVRLSGQDARRGTFVQRHAVLHDRANGQEWLPLANLSENQAKFWIYDSLLSEYAAMGFEYGYSVERPDALVLWEAQFGDFANGAQTIIDEFISSAEQKWAQRSSVVLLLPHGYEGQGPDHSSARIERFLQLAAENNMVIARPSTPASYFHLLRRQAYARPRRPLIVFTPKAMLRLRGATSEVSDFTSGRFEPVIDDATISDPGSVRRVLLHAGKIHYDLKGEIEKRGTKGVALVRLEQFYPLPEDALRAVIERYSNAELVWVQDEPENQGAWPFFTIELAKRGMKSVRVVSRHASASPATGSSKRSAQEHADIMDAALS
- a CDS encoding zf-HC2 domain-containing protein, with product MTDCGCDKAKAELEEFLHNELSAAECADIREHLANCDDCSAEHLVGLTLSSKVKEACQETAPDDLKAMIMGSIERLDA